The following nucleotide sequence is from Streptomyces brevispora.
GCTCGCGGCAGCCGACGACCGCCCGCGGCCGGCCCGTTGGCGGCTGTCGCCCTGGGCCGTCGCCACGTACCTGCTCGGCGGTGCCCTGCCCGACGGCACGGTGATCACACCCAAGTACGTGGGCCCGCGCCGCCTCGTGGAGGTCGCCGTCACCACGCTCGCCACCGACCGGGCGCTGCTGCTCCTCGGTGTGCCGGGCACCGCCAAGACCTGGGTGTCCGAGCATCTCGCGGCAGCCGTCAGCGGCGATTCGACGCTCCTCGTCCAGGGCACGGCGGGCACACCCGAGGAAGCGGTCCGCTACGGGTGGAACTACGCGGAACTGCTCGCGCACGGACCCAGCCGCGAGGCGCTGGTGCCCAGCCCGCTGATGCGCGCCATGTCCGAGGGCATGACCGCCCGGATCGAGGAACTCACCCGCATCCCCGCCGATGTGCAGGACTCACTGATCACCATCCTGTCCGAGAAGACCCTGCCGCTGCCCGAGCTGGGCCAGGAGGTCCAGGCCGTCCGCGGCTTCAACGTCATCGCCACGGCCAACGACCGCGACCGCGGGGTCAACGAGCTGTCCAGCGCGCTGCGCCGCCGGTTCAACACGGTGGTCCTGCCGTTGCCGGCCACCCCCGAGGCGGAGGTCGACATCGTCTCCCGGCGCGTCGACCAGGTAGGCCGCTCACTCGATCTGC
It contains:
- a CDS encoding ATP-binding protein; translation: MTVSETTAAVGAEALRPHAEDAFADELKALAAADDRPRPARWRLSPWAVATYLLGGALPDGTVITPKYVGPRRLVEVAVTTLATDRALLLLGVPGTAKTWVSEHLAAAVSGDSTLLVQGTAGTPEEAVRYGWNYAELLAHGPSREALVPSPLMRAMSEGMTARIEELTRIPADVQDSLITILSEKTLPLPELGQEVQAVRGFNVIATANDRDRGVNELSSALRRRFNTVVLPLPATPEAEVDIVSRRVDQVGRSLDLPPAPDGLAEIRRVVTVFRELRDGVTADGRTKLKSPSGTLSTAEAISVVTNGLALAAHFGDGVLRAGDVAAGILGAVVRDPAADRVIWQEYLETVVRERDGWKDFYRACREASV